From Neospora caninum Liverpool complete genome, chromosome VIII, a single genomic window includes:
- a CDS encoding eukaryotic translation initiation factor 3 subunit 6 interacting protein codes for MPVEGQVAEAGSLPVDKREAGSPVGVDEDDSLSPDSRFSVSPSNQAASQNAEGEGLDDAALDRMMGEKVRFENDVEEFLRSLYDEVYDRNVDAIRRLYEVEFPALTERYYAERRWPSVDEVGTFYRQFDRYHCLIITLYKELYYRHLFLKCQQEITWEDRRLAWENYALLINFLAEVECRPDDQKDGKSLRLPLQWLWDILDEFVYQFQEACRWRQRIARRLPEDEQERALFLKEMDKDCDVWKASQVLEFLHALVQRSDVQDLLRQPKDDATKNKLFESEIRFQLGYFAMILLLRLHVLMGDYFVGVKSVENIELTSRGFYWKVPAAHVTLFYHLGFAYTMMRRYTDAIRVMSQLLVFVSRQRSYLSAHFYQQMAMNKAVDKMYILVMLCSSLCNVKLDESVNQMIKEKYSDKFYKLQQENDETYCDLFTWACPKFINPATPSFEDPQALERFANSYSEVQLRQCKMFFKEVEFHKKISTINSFAKLYNNIQLSKLASLMELADKDPEDAVRSEILSVKYKGRQKVWRSGSLLSGDLTQSSSDNSVEFYMDQDMIHVRSQQSQKVYVDQFLKQIERSQHLFNSIQNSNNSARAGQRENRGPGGDRGNQGGDRDKFERSQDRRGHGVHSGANDMPKREQTALA; via the exons ATGCCGGTAGAGGGCCAAGTCGCCGAGGCGGGGAGCCTCCCGGTCGACAAACGGGAGGCAGGATCGCCCGTCGGcgtcgacgaagacgacagcCTCTCCCCAGattcccgtttctctgtctcgccttccaaCCAGGCTGCGAGTCAAAATGCCGAAGGCGAGGGCCTCGATGACGCCGCGCTCGACCGCATGATGGGCGAAAag GTTCGCTTCGAGAACGACGTCGAGGAgtttcttcgctcgctgtACGACGAGGTCTACGACCGGAATGTGGACGCGATTCGCCGCCTGTACGAAGTCGAGTTCCCGGCCTTGACGGAGCGCTACTACGCGGAGCGCAGATGGCCTTCTGTCGACGAGGTCGGAACGTTTTATCGCCAGTTCGACCGTTACCACTGCTTGATCATCACGCTGTACAAGGAGCTCTACTACCGCCATCTGTTCCTCAAGTGTCAGCAAGAAATCACCTGGGAGGACCGACGCCTCGCGTGGGAAAACTACGCGCTCCTCATCAACTTCCTCGCGGAAGTCGAGTGCCGACCCGA CGACCAGAAAGACGGCAAGTCTCTGCGGTTGCCTCTGCAGTGGCTGTGGGATATTCTCGACGAGTTCGTTTACCAGTTCCAGGAGGCCTGTCGCTGGAGGCAGCGCATTGCCCGGCGCTTGCCCGAAGACGAGCAAGAGCGGGCTCTGTTTCTGAAGGAGATGGACAAGGACTGCGACGTGTGGAAGGCGAGTCAAGTTCTCGAGTTCCTCCACGCCCTCGTCCAGCGCTCGGACGTCCAGGACTTGCTCCGTCAGCCCAAGGACGACGCGACGAAGAACAAGTTGTTCGAGAGCGAGATTCGCTTCCAACTCGGCTACTTTGCGATGATTCTTCTGCTCCGCCTCCACGTGCTCATGGGCGACTACTTCGTGGGCGTCAAGAGCGTCGAAAACATCGAACTGACTTCCAGAGGATTCTACTGGAAGGTCCCTGCCGCGCATGTCACCCTCTTCTATCACCTCGGATTCGCCTACACCATGATGAG GCGTTACACGGACGCGATTCGCGTGATGAGTCAGCTTCTGGTGTTTGTCTCCCGGCAGCGAAGCTATCTCTCTGCTCACTTTTACCAGCAAATGGCCATGAACAAGGCGGTCGACAAAATGTACATTTTGGTGATGCTCTGTTCCTCACTGTGCAACGTGAAGCTGGATGAAAGCGTCAACCAAATGATCAAGGAAAAATACTCCGACAAATTCTACAA GCTCCAGCAAGAGAATGATGAGACGTACTGCGATCTCTTCACATGGGCGTGCCCGAAATTCATCAACCCAGCGACTCCGTCTTTCGAGGACCCGCAGGCCCTCGAGCGGTTCGCCAACTCGTACAGCGAAGTTCAGCTCCGTCAGTGCAAAATGTTCTTCAAG GAGGTCGAATTCCACAAGAAGATCAGCACGATCAACTCCTTCGCGAAGCTCTACAACAATATCCAGCTTTCG AAACTGGCGTCTCTCATGGAGCTTGCCGACAAAGACCCCGAAGACGCGGTGCGCTCAGAAATTCTTTCTGTCAAGTACAAGGGACGACAAAAGGTGTGGCGCTCCGGCTCTCTTCTCAGCGGAGACTTGACGCAGAGTTCCTCGGATAACAGCGTCGAGTTCTACATGGACCAAGACATGATCCACGTTCGG AGCCAACAATCCCAGAAGGTGTACGTCGATCAATTCCTGAAGCAAATTGAACGCTCTCAGCACCTGTTCAACTCGATTCAAAACTCCAACAATTCAGCTCGGGCTGGCCAGCGCGAGAACCGAGGCCCAGGGGGCGATCGCGGAAACCAGggcggggacagagacaagtTCGAGCGCTCTCAAGACCGCCGTGGCCACGGCGTCCACTCTGGGGCAAACGATATGCCTAAGCGGGAACAGACAGCGCTTGCGTAA